The Mastacembelus armatus chromosome 24, fMasArm1.2, whole genome shotgun sequence sequence AACTGCAGTGATCTaggaaaataacacaaacacttcagtataacagcagcagcaccgacGGCATTTTACAAATCAATGAATCAACAATTCTCTAAAACAGCTTGAACATTTTCACCTTCATCAAGGGAcgatttattgcaggacttcTGGATTAGCCTTGACATTGCTTTAGACTGATGTCCCTAATAAACCTGAGTATGTATGGTGGTGTGCTGCATTGTACAGTAGCTACTCAGAGAAAACTGACCTGTATTTCCCTGGATTCCAGTTTGTCCCGACTGGGTTGACACTTGTCTCTGTCAGAGTGAATGTTGTCTCCTTTACAGCCCCTTCGGAGCTCATCTTTCTGATCTACACAGTCTCTTTAAATACACAGATGAGAAGTTAGACACgagaaaaagttttttaaaaatagtagaaataataaaacatatccAGTGGAAGACTATGACCATGCATGTACTAGGATAAGTGGTGGTTTTTTTGCCCTTAACACAAAAATAGCGGAGACTAATGGCATGAATTGGCATCAACTGGACAAATGTGTAATTCATCATCAGTGGATAAGTAAAAGATTTTTGGACctaaaatatttccattaaaaaaGCTGAGTCTCAAACATCATGCACATCCAACGCTGCTATCTTTATGATCTTGTAAATCATGTTGTGTGGctaaaacacagcaacacattttcttctttcagtttcatgttttgtgcagacagtggaaaacagataataaaccataaaagaAGCTTAGATGAAGCTCATAAAATGCCACCTGCCTATTTCCTCTGTGTCAGACTGTAGATCAGATGACGCAGTAGTAGATTTACTAAAGAATGCTCAGAAAACCATGAAATATTCTTACTTGTGAGATCCCCATGATGTTTGTGCCATTTTTGTGTTATACTGATCATCATTTTCCCCTTCTGGTTCGAGTGAGTTTAGCATCAACAGTATTTGATTCcctacaaacaaaaaataaacaaagaagaCTTACAGAATGAACCCAGATTTTGGAAACCTGTGTTGATTTTGTTCCCACATTGTTGTCCTAGCCTACATcatctcccctccctctcttacCTCGGTGAGATGTCCTTTTATGCTCTGAGGAGTTCCGACATTCTGGGTTTCTCTTTGTTCCTCTGCTGTACATCCTCCAGGGTTTTGGTCTTTTAGTTGGTGAAGTCCTGAATAACTGTTTATACCGGGATTCTTGCTGCAGCTCTACAAAGGAAACATGATGACATAAAGACAAAAGCAATGTTAGCTCTTTGTGTTGTGCAAGTAATACTTCAAAGTTTAAAACAGATGGACAAATATACAACGGAACACCATTCATCGTTCTCCTgttcataatttaatttaaataataacacTATTTCATAATAAGGACACTAAAAACTAGAATTTGCATCAGTGAAAATCACAATAGTCAATAAAAAATTTGAAAACTAAACCtaaatcaatcaaatcaatcGAATATATGTTACAAGTACCATGACAGGTGTCATGAGATCTGGTGGAAAAAGACTTTTGCTGAGGCCCCAGTCTAGATCCAAGTCTCTGGTGCTGTTTCAGTTTCTGGATCCCTGGTAGaacccctcccctctcctcctcctcgctgaCAGTATCACTGGCATAATCATCCTCCGACATGTTTAGATGGGAATCCTGAAGAATGCTTTTAGTTGGGGAATGCATTGGAAATGTGTTGCTGTTCACAGGTGGTGAAGAATCACAAAACGCTGTTGGTGTTGTCGAAGCATGTTTTTGACTTCTGACCCAATCTGAGTCTGAGTTGCTTCCTGGTCTCGGCTCACCGCCCTGGGaaagctgaaaatgtgttttttttttatcgcaGCCGGTGGACTGAGTTTCCATGTTCAAGCTTGAGACTCTTTCTATGTGGTCATTCACCATCTTAAAGCTAACAAGAACTTCCTGATTTCTCCAGGCCTGAGGGGATGCACTGTTGTCCCTCTGAGGGGGGGAAATGTACAAACTGGATTTGTACACGGGGCTGGGATGTTTGGGCGTACAGACTTGAGTGTCGTTCTGATGCAGTGATTGTTCCCATTGATCCTCAGTCATTGTTCTATGAGGTCCACTGAGTTCAGTCTGACCTTTAACCTGGTCTTCATCAACAATGTTTTCTGTAGTTTCAccaactgtgtattttgtttcttGTAACAGACCAACTTTCTCATCTCCTGTTGTTGAAGTGATGTCTTCTTTCTGGACTTGTGAGGTCGGTGGAGTGTCGTGTTGGGGCAGCACAGGAGTGTTGGAGTAAGTGTTTCCTTGCTTTTCCCTGGAGAGCTGGGAAAAGTCCTGAGCCTGAGCCAGGATCTCAGTTTTGGTCTTTTTCTGACTGTACTGTGATGCCTCAGGATTAAGTAAACCAGAGCAAAAGTCTTGTAAAGTGCCAAACTTTCCACTATGCTCAGGTTGAAGGGTCAGAGACTGGAAGGCCTTCAGTTGCATCACTTCGTCTTTAAAGACTGTAAATGGGGCAGAGGAGCATCTCTGAATAAAAGACTTCTCATTGGGCTGCTGGCTGATGGAAACCCTCGTCTGCAGCTCATCCTGGTCAGTGGCCTTCAAATTATTTCTGTCCATACCCGAAATGCCCTCACTCTCCGGTAAGAGGTAACACATCGTTCCATCATTGTTCTTAAAAAGAGCATTTGGAGTTTTAAGTGACATGAATGTATATATCATAGAaattactttttgtttgtttgctgcggTGATCTAGGTTGTGCAATTAGACAGTACTACAACACACTATACTAAACTACTGTTTATAGTACACCCCTATATAATATACCTGCACCTGTGGGGGCTCACAAACTTCATGCACTTTCAGTGGCTCCACCACACACTCCTTCAAAGTTTCTGACTCCGTCACAGCAGATCTGATCGGCCATGGTGCCCTGAcagaaaacattacattttatttgaactaaTTATAGCAAAGTGAAGTTGTAAAATATCCCTGTAAGCACAGCATCAACACACATAACCATCACATAATTATTTCTACATTACGGTAATCTCAAACGGGCAGTCCAAATACGTTTCCAAGTAACATCCCAAGAACCTCCAGCCTCGTGGGTACCTGTTTTCAGGCAGGACGCTTCTCACTTCAGAGAGACTGACTGGGTGCTGGTTTCCATCTCCAGACACAATCTGCTCAATTCCTGTGACAAGAGGGGTGCAGATCAAGCAAAGAGTGATATCCCTCCAACTGAACACagagtttcatttaaaaactgtttcaggcCTAAGGTTGGTGCTTCGTCTGATTTAAGAAAGTGGTGGACACAGTGAGAGTCTTCTCTACTCAGATCCACATCCTCATAAAAATATGCTCACAGTTCCCCGCCACTCTGGAAAGTAAGTAACTAAGTAAGGAAAGTAAAATCATATCAGAATTTCTATTTATTATAACTGTCACATGTTTTTGAAGCACTAATGTGAAGAATAGTATGTGATTATAGCAAATTTCAAATTCCACACATATCAGAGGTCAACATTTTAATGTGAGACCTGAGTCCACCATGTGCTGAGACAGTAGCTGGTTCTTACCCTGGCTGGGACACGAGGGGACAGGATGATCCTTAGGCGTCCTTCGAGATGATGGAGGGGATGACACTGGGAAAACTGGGAGCTGTGGGGAGAAAGATGTGAATGTGGACTTGAGAGATTATGGCAAGTGGGTTCAACGATAAAGCAGAAAAAggtatttctgttttgtcttttgtgtcaATTATCAGAAACGTTAAAATGAACATACatataaagacagaaataaaacttgACTTTTTCAtgtcagaaaaagaagaaaccctaaataaaaattagttaaacagacacacaaccatGACATAtcatcatttttacatttgctcATTCATTTGGAGTTGAGTTTCTGGTCACCTGGCAAATAAATGCACAGTATTCAACCTCCTTTTAGCTCTAGTTTGCTCTGTGCCAACCCTGCAGGAACATATCTGAATCTTCAGCTTAACTTTGCCTGTCTGTTGCTTGGTTTTAAAAGTCAGTACCTTATCAGAGTTTGTCAGCACAGGCAGCAAGGCAATCCACTGCAAGGACACGTTGGCAGGAAACATCCTATCTTCAGGAGAGACTAGACAGAGATAAAGAGAGTAGACGCAAGACAGAGGGTAGATGGTGAAATTAGATGTTCCATTTCTAAGAACTAGtgtgtcagaggaaaaacagtttcttggtatttctgttttgattataataaatttaaatttttttcaattaatctAGACAAAGGAAGTGTCTGTACTATCATCATTATTACTAAATAAGATGCCCAGGAgcctggtgacctgtccagggtgtaccgctgccttccacccaaagagagctgggataggctccagcagatccctgtgaccctggttaggactaagcgggtatagataatgaatggatgccCAGGAGTAAAAAGCTACTACTAGGTCCTGATGCATTGAAGAATGTGCCTTGGGGTTAGACATGAAAAGCTTGTTGTAGGTTACAACATGATGCAAATATAAGTTTTAAATACTGACAGCTCTGTATGCACTTTATTCATGCATGATGCAAAATACAAAAGATTTGCAAATTCAGTAAGTCAAGGTCATGTCGTTCATACCATTTTGTCAAGGTAAAGTATAATTAGTATTAACAAATGTAGAGCTTTTTCCAAGCTACAAAGCACCAACCACTGTACAATGTTAAAGGctttaatgaaatgtaaacactACTCATTGTTCTAATCCTGTGACGATACTTTTAGACAATGCTAAGAATTTTTTACCAAACTCTTACTGCAGTTTAAAGATACATGAGAAACTTCTCCTTTACTAATATGTGCCAAGCCAAAGTGCATGAGGCTTGTTGCATCATATGAGCCTCTGATGCTGTCCCTCTCTCTAAACCACACCTCCTGCTGACTACAAATTCTTCCTCTCTGAAGAAACCATGGCAGCCTCACACAAAAAGACCAACAGACGCACTGACATGTTTTTTAATTCATGCTTCCTTAGTTATGTTTTGGCAGAACCAGTCATGTATTGACAGAACTCTAGAACAACTGTAGGGATCTCAGAAGAGGACTGTTGAATTTGCTGGATCAAAGTGCCTGAAGAGATTCTGGGGCAGCTACAACGACCATGATTCAAGGATTCAACTTTGTGATGCCTGCCTGGACACACCTGTAGGTTGTCCATCCTACCTTGGTGCTGAATAAATAGGACTACAAATTGGACTGCAACCTCTCCAGCTGCTGAAGGAGTAGTATGATCTCCAATGCTGTTATGTCCAGACAACACAATATGTCAACAAATTTAACAGCTGACTACTGTAAAGTACCGAATCTAGTCACATATCAAACCCTCTCCTGGGTGATGACTGGACAGTTCGTGCTGGGTCTGCCTCTCAACTTGTCGGTCCTCTATATCTTCATCTTCAGGTATGAAGAAACACAATTTCTCGATCACTGACTTTTCCCAATATTAAAAAAGCCCTGGCAAGTAAAATGTAGAATAAGGATGCAGAGAGAGGACTCAGGGAAAGACTTCAGACAAGGAAAATCCTCCAATTTGCAACGTATCAGATCACATGGCAACTGAAAACTTAATAACTGATGTCTGCACAACTCGAACTCAGATTTCCTACCACTTAGCCTCTTTGAGTCACTTAAACTTCAATATGAGATTAAATGGCTCTGTGCACTATCTTGAGATTGATGGATAAACATGTTAAATGTGGAACATAGTGTGCTGTAGATTATTTCAGTACTTAAACGGCATCAAACAGGAAAACTCCACCCAGTGTGCAGAGAATCTgtattttccacagaaaagcagcagcaattATAATATGTGTTTATATCTGAAACATTAAGCAGAGTCCACCTGTATATGGGCATGCAGACGTTCTTGTATAGGATGTTtaacacaaaatgtaaagacaGGAACAGCATCGTAGGTTtagattttttgtgtgtgctcttCTGTGTTTATTCTTGATTCATATTAAATTTAGAAGCCAAGAACCAAATAACTGTTTAGTGACTTACTTCCTCTCCAGGTTCAAGTTCTGGAAGAACAAAAGTATCTTCCTATTCAACATTGTGGTTGCTGATCTCTTCCTGGTGGCCTCGCTTCCTGCAAAGGTCTACGATTACCAGCAGGGTCTGAAGCGCAGCAAGGACACTGTGGTGTGCAAGATACTGCTTTTCATAGTTTTTCTTAACCGAGGAGCCAGTATTGTCTTCCTCACCACCCTGTGCATCGATCGCTACTTTGGTGTGGTCCATCTTGGAAGGAGGAATATTGTCAGAGTGTTTAAGAAGTCACCTCAGATCTCTACCATCCTCTGGCTTGTGTTGCTGCCCCTCATCATCCCCACTATCATCAACACGTCTGAGTGCTGCAACAGCCATGGCTGTAAATTTGTGATGGAATATCACGGCATGACCGACATCTACAGAGaggtattgtttttatttaatgtggCTTGAgcacagctgtaaaatatttacCTGTAACATGGAAACCAAAAGTGTTCATTACAAACAGCAACAGCCCTATAAATACCCAGAGCCAGTCTGACAGCTAAGGAGTTAAATTCCAAGAACATATAATGAACCGTACATGCAAGAAGGTTAATTTGTCATAATGAGATACTGCCCAACATACTAACAGtcactttattgtttttttaaggttGCCTTCTTAATCCAGATCATCATCCCCTTCATCATCCTTGTCTACTGCACAGTACGCATAGTCAACCGGCTGAGAAAGAAAACGGTCGGGGAAAAGACAAAACTGAGGAGAGCTGTGTGGGTGGTCatgtctgttgttgttgtcttcTCCATCTGCTTCCTGCCTTGCACTATAGCCAGAGTGTTGCTGCTGGCTGTCAGGTTGAAGGCCTGGCAGGCTGCAGAGGACATAGTGCTTCAGGTCTACAACACTCTTGAGGTTTTCTCTTACACTGACTGCCTGTTAGACCCGTTGGTATACTGCTTCTTTAACTCAGGGTTTAAAAATGCTTACATATCTACCTTCTGTCCTACATTTCTTCAGAAGAGACCACCAAATTCTGCCTGTGGCATGGGAACTGGAGCAACAGCTACAACTACAACTTCTGGAGGCAAAATCATGTCTTTGCCAATAGTGGAGAAATGATTTGTTTCTCCTCCTAAATTGTTATTAACTATCTTAGCATAGGCTGGTCACTTATCAATGTGCTTCATCTGCACAAATAACATggatccactcacacacactgacaaaacaaaagaaacatctgtgttATTGTTGACACCTTCTTTGCAGATTGGTTTATAAGGCCCACACTGGCCTCATGTTTCAGCCATTTTaggaaatataattttacaaTTGTGACAGGTGTTGTGTTTGAAAACTGACAAACTCCACAAGAGGAGAGAAagtcctgctgtgtttttttttttttttgtgatatttagAGGTATCTTCTACACTGAAATGTGAACTGTGTAGAGGACTGTACACTGTCCAACACTGACCTGTGCCTAAAAGAGTCAGCAGTCTACTCTGCTCCTGTAGAACCTTGTGGATCTGCTTAATTTGTTGCTGAATAACCTCATTTGGATGATCTGGGGCCTGccaacaaacatacacagaacaCGTTGCAATTACTGTTTTAAGCCATTTGAGATGCTTCACAAAGGAAGTAATGTTCAGAGTAATGTTCTACTGCTATCTAGTGGCATGAAGATAAACTGGTCAGTCAATGAGTCTGGTTACATGGAACAGAACTGTTAACATAAATTCTTGCATGTTTTCTAGAGAAGGTTCCTTGTCACTTCATTCATTAAATTCCACTCCGAGTtgctaaataataaaatgtgttatgtgcagcaaaataaatgagtttAGATTTAGTGTTAAACTTTTTAGCAACCttactgaaaacatgttttggaTTGCAATGAACTGCACTCTAGTTTACTGAGACCAGCATTGTGAAGAACTAGTTGTATGTTGTATTGATTTCTCCTGTATGACTATTGAATATTTGTGTAAACTGCAGTTCTATAGACAGGCTACTGTACTGAAACTGACACCAAACTCCAAGCAAAGTAATACTGACTTGTTGCAATGTCTGATTTAAGGTCTGAGAGGCATTAATATCCATGTTGGCAGCAGTCAGCTGGGTTTGCATATCATCAGGGCTCAGGGGAGGAGATATAAGGCCTTTCCCACTTAGTCGGTTTGTAGACGACTCTTTGGCCTGAGCTTGTCTTCAACTGAATGcagctgcaaaaaaacaaacaaaaaaacaataaataaataaataaaattgtcaCAGTGCaatgaaaatgaacttaaaaCTGTTTAATATCGCGAAGAAGAGTAATGGCGTTCCCTGTCACAATACttatgaaacatgaaacataaaacaacaggcTATTTGGAACTGAGGAAGTATAGACACTTTCTGTGACTGACAGAAAGTTTGTTTAAAAGACAATAGcgttatatgtgtgtgtatatgtggaaCAGATTCTAGTAGTCACAAAGAACTACTGTGCAAAACTTTTAGGCACTTTTAGTTTTGATTCTTATCACAAAACACTATCAGGTGTTTGATTGATgccactgtgcaggacaacaagcccataaattacccattacagttcatgaagaactaccAGGAGTCCTCGAGCAGACTCCCACAGAGCCCAGATCTGGGTTTAGGATcaaaagaagagacagaaacactgggacaccctgaatctacagaagaactgcagcagcaatgAACCAGGAGAAACTTTGTGCTGGTCAAACCAGGGATTTCTTGTTGCTGGTTTAAGgccaaaggggagagctgcaaatactgattagatttaggtttggttcactttactgcactttgtgtgAAGTTAcctgataaatgaaaaattattaatgttaaaagcatcccctgtgtgttttagtgcctaaaacctttgcacagaaCTGTATATACTCAGCTCAAAATTTAGGTGATTTTTCCATGTGAAACTTTTTATCAATGAGATTTGACTTAAATCTGACTCACTTTTAGCTAGCAGCTAACATGTTTGGCAAAGaaattggttttaaaaaatcGATCATTGTTAAACCCAGATATTGTTTCAATTTAATACACAGAGTCTTCAAGAAATCTGGAAATCTCTTCCAAGTCGCAGTAAATATAACTTAGTAAATATAACCTTAGCTATTCCACCAGATGTTTTTAAAGCGTTAGTTAACTGTTGACTAGTTAATCAAACAGTGTCTATTGTAAAGATGATGACTTACATGAGagactttaaaaataaagctttCAAAACTTCTCAGTTCAGGGGAAGGCatactagctagctaactagcgaaagctaagctaacgttagctagctagctataTTAAAAATCAGCCTTCGGTCAAATTCAATCCTGTACTGACGGTTAGGGAAAGGCAGCAGACTTGTAATTTCGACCCTCAGGTGAATTAAAATCTCCAAAAGAGCggacaaatgacatttttaaagtgatATTTGATAGAATATGCCGGTTACCTTCACCTTGATTTTCATATTAGTTGCGGAAAGTTTACGTTACTGTTGCTACGGTAACTGGGCGTCATGTCAACAACACAAACCTGCCAGTAAACAACAATGAAGACAAAACCTCATCAAAACAAAGATTTAACTCATGCTACACTAAAATGAGTTTACTGAAAACcgtattttttaattttttttacctgaGAACAGGTGTAGTTAGTAAAAGGTAACGACAACAAAACAACTTCCGGTAACACCCTTCAAAATAAACTCTTATTAACGTGTTTTAATTTGGAAGTTTTTTCTtctaagaaaaatgaaaacatgaggATGAAACTCTTAAATTTTGCCTTTTCGTTCTGGTGGGGAAGCATTGGTGTAActctaaatatataaataaagtaacAATAATTGTTTATTATCACTCACCACTACAATGCTGCTGTCCAAAATGTATAGCCTGTCTTTGAGGTTTTAGGAATAAATTACCTTGGGCTGAGGttacctttattttatttttttaatttttggctattttttttgacaaagagaaaatgattcGCAGATTagttgataatgaaaataattgctaGCTGCAGCCATAGTTTTGACTGTATAGACTGTAGACACTGTAATAGTACAGTGTGTGTAgtttataatgtataataaacatTAGTGCACTAGTACTTCATTCTTGTCATATGAATTCTTATTTTAGGTTATTTCTGGGCTTGAGCCTTGGGTTCATTTATACTTGGACTTACCACCAGATGGCAGCATAATCTAGTGCTCTaaccagagacagacagaaacaggccTAACTGTGTTAAATGGAGGTGAATTAAATGGATGATGGTGAATGAGTACAATGAAGAACTGTAATGATATCAGCTCTGCATGTAGAACACAGAAGATTTCAAGCGTTTCCCCAGAATAAACCATTCCTTCCTCTACTATTCAATTAAATATATTCTGATAAACGAACTGAGCTCTTTTTGGAATAtttgagaagaaaaacacaaaaatcttgTGCAAAAGCTTTTGTCCTTTCTTTTATAATTGACATTggtttcatttctttgtctACGTATAGTTTCAAATTACAGAGTAattattttaaaggttttatgGTTCACTGAGCACAAAATAAGTTATCAAGATTAAGAATGAATGGAGCAAACATTAATGCTAAGAGTCAGTGGTTAATATACTATGCAATAGGCACATTTGTCATGTTATTAGTAGAAGCTCTTCTGCTATAGGCTAAACAGACATTGAAAAGGGCAATTAGATTTTTGCAGTAACAATTTTCAAGTCCTTAAAGTGCAGAAAAATCAAATTTACTCAAGGACACAATGACTTTGCACTATTATTTAACCAAAATTGGTTAAATAATTGTGTGAAACCTTCTATGAAATTAATCTCAACAAGCACGCATCATCATTAGACCCCCTCATTCATTATCATTCATCATTTCCTACACATCATTATCTAAATATTGTTAGAAAAGATAGCAAGTATAAGAAATGATTAAGCATCATCAATTCCAAAATAAATGGTTCATTTGTTTTGTCCAAGGAAATGTGATCCACTTTCCGCAACCACAAAATTTTACTACACTTCATTCTAACCTGTCACAGTTATTACTGTTCTACCACAAACTCAAAGCAGTGCACTGTGCATTTTGTCTGATTACACAGTTATTGGGAATTGATCAGCCGGTTGTCCACAGACAGATGTGGAGTTTTTTTCACCACAGCAAGGATTAAAGGTgcaaacataaatacatttttggatAATGCTTGCTAAATTTTACTGACAACTGGGAGACCAGTatgtctgtgactgtgcagaCGGAAGCAGCAGCACATCTCCCTTTCAAAAACAGTggtcagatttatttttcaagaGCCTAGTCAAACTGTGGTCATGCAGGCTGCCTCATGGACGCGATCCAATGCAGCAGGGATCCAAGGTGGCGCTCTGCCATTTCTAAAGAGACTGAtctcttccttctctgcttTTCCCCCTCACTCTGTGACGGTAATGCCAAGATTTGGAGGGCCTGGCACCAAACGCACCCTCCTTTCCtcctgctggtgtgtgtgtgtgtgtttgtatgctgcaccatcaaaacacacatatactgtacaaacacacatgcatgcagattAACAGCGATGACAGATGAGCCACAGACTGGAACATAGCTACAGGCAAAAACCAGAGGAAGGAGGTCATCCAAAAatcacacaccaaaacacaacacacacgcacTACAAAcgaacaaatacaaacacacaaatgccttTTTAATCATGAAATCTCCTCTTTACCCAGCCCACTATACATTCACAAAGCAAAAAGattgaaaataatcaaataatggGTATAAAGTATCCAGGTAGGACAGCTACCCTTGCtgtgactttttttgtttgtacaaTCTATAGTTAGATATCACACTTATTTCATCTAAAAATTCACATTTGTTCTTGCAAAACTCCGAGCTGCCATTCCCTCCACCTCTTGTTGCTGAAAATAGCATCAGATATACAGTAAAATGATGTGAGAGCTGAAAGGACACTCCTGGTGATCATTTACTGCCCcttgtcttcattttctttcatatcTGAGTGTGTTCTGTGTACATAGTGCCATGTGTATAAACCCAAACAGCAATTACCAGTTAGGAAACATAAAAGACACCAGACTTCTGATTTTCAgatgcttttaatatattttcctCCTATACAGGCTTTTAAAAAGCAAACTGCATCACTTTCACCCTTTTAACATCGTTATTCTCTCCAGAgtgatggaggagaaaaagatgttttgtgGGAAGAGTAGTCTTAAGTCGGAGAAACTCTAGATTAGAGGCATAGTTTTCTCATTTCAAATGCAACTTCGCTGCATAACATATACAAAACTTTAAGTTTTTCAAATCACTACATCACAAACATGGCTCTTGGGAATCCTGAGCTATCTAGGCCTTTGTCTGGAGTCCTATTGGACAAGAGACTCCTGTCCCCCTCAGGCCACAGTATCCGTCCGGGTTTTTATTCAGGTACTGCTGGTGGTAGTCTTCTGCATAGTAGAACGGCTTGGCTTCAGCTATTTCTGTGGTAATCGGACCAAAACCTT is a genomic window containing:
- the LOC113137513 gene encoding uncharacterized protein LOC113137513 isoform X4, encoding MQTQLTAANMDINASQTLNQTLQQAPDHPNEVIQQQIKQIHKVLQEQSRLLTLLGTVSPEDRMFPANVSLQWIALLPVLTNSDKLPVFPVSSPPSSRRTPKDHPVPSCPSQGIEQIVSGDGNQHPVSLSEVRSVLPENRAPWPIRSAVTESETLKECVVEPLKVHEVCEPPQVQNNDGTMCYLLPESEGISGMDRNNLKATDQDELQTRVSISQQPNEKSFIQRCSSAPFTVFKDEVMQLKAFQSLTLQPEHSGKFGTLQDFCSGLLNPEASQYSQKKTKTEILAQAQDFSQLSREKQGNTYSNTPVLPQHDTPPTSQVQKEDITSTTGDEKVGLLQETKYTVGETTENIVDEDQVKGQTELSGPHRTMTEDQWEQSLHQNDTQVCTPKHPSPVYKSSLYISPPQRDNSASPQAWRNQEVLVSFKMVNDHIERVSSLNMETQSTGCDKKKTHFQLSQGGEPRPGSNSDSDWVRSQKHASTTPTAFCDSSPPVNSNTFPMHSPTKSILQDSHLNMSEDDYASDTVSEEEERGGVLPGIQKLKQHQRLGSRLGPQQKSFSTRSHDTCHELQQESRYKQLFRTSPTKRPKPWRMYSRGTKRNPECRNSSEHKRTSHRGNQILLMLNSLEPEGENDDQYNTKMAQTSWGSHKDCVDQKDELRRGCKGDNIHSDRDKCQPSRDKLESREIQALRQQVEALQQQFKQSESDWSVVWCQLEKLNQENSELREKLTVMPQRCLVGGRCTAQTHTVHQAQQTETSLTPR